A single genomic interval of Anopheles marshallii chromosome 2, idAnoMarsDA_429_01, whole genome shotgun sequence harbors:
- the LOC128707317 gene encoding uncharacterized protein LOC128707317 produces MRCSRLQLLPVLLVLAIQQCACQREVFRLFSNCRYGKPNFDPCIKKAFNALRPWFKTGLPEFNVAPFDPHRAEFIEQRRGDLGGLGGYRLLLSNVSEYGWQQSEVTKYRTEPKHDRIVYSQFFPEKSLDGSYDFQAKILGLPRHTRGIWNLTLYDYSQTTTVTRIGGPGGLLKVRVEIDKIGNMKLHISDLFHGAKIIESIADFFINTMWQPSFPFIKPLINDLVSVAFTDIFNESFRYFPLDQVIRS; encoded by the exons ATGAGGTGCTCTAGGTTACAGCTGTTGCCGGTGTTACTAGTTCTAGCGATCCAACAGTGTGCGTGCCAGCGCGAAGTGTTTCGACTCTTCTCCAACTGTCGCTACGGAAAACCCAACTTTGATCCGTGCATCAAAAAGGCATTCAACGCCCTGCGGCCATGGTTTAAGACAG GTCTGCCCGAGTTTAACGTTGCACCATTTGATCCGCATCGGGCAGAATTCATCGAACAGCGGCGCGGAGATCTGGGCGGTCTTGGAGGCTATCGGTTGCTGCTGTCCAACGTATCCGAGTATGGTTGGCAGCAGTCGGAGGTGACCAAGTACCGGACGGAGCCGAAACACGATCGCATCGTGTATTCGCAGTTCTTCCCGGAGAAATCACTCGACGGCAGCTATGACTTCCAGGCGAAGATTCTCGGTTTGCCGCGACACACGCGTGGCATCTGGAATCTGACCCTGTACGATTACAGCCAGACGACGACCGTCACGCGGATCGGTGGTCCCGGTGGACTGCTGAAGGTGCGCGTCGAGATCGACAAGATCGGCAACATGAAGCTGCATATCTCGGACCTGTTCCATGGTGCTAAAATTATCG AGTCTATTGCCGACTTCTTCATCAACACGATGTGGCAGCCGAGCTTCCCGTTCATTAAGCCGCTGATTAACGATCTCGTCAGCGTTGCCTTTACGGACATCTTTAACGAATCCTTCCGATACTTCCCGCTCGATCAGGTGATACGCAGCTAG
- the LOC128709721 gene encoding soluble guanylate cyclase 88E, which translates to MYGLLLENLSEYVKAVYGEDKWDDIRRQTGISSPSFSVHDDYDENLLNVLATKAQEILGISERDFMDQMGVYFVNFVSQYGYDRVLSVLGRHMRDFLNGLDNLHEYLKFSYPLMRAPSFICENETRHGLTLHYRTKRKGFVYYTMGQIREVARHFYHKDMQIELVKSDLLGETNHYTFQLTFDNRAFSLATLAMTREEKHLPISASVLFEIFPFCIVFGSDMVVRSIGNSLMVILPDLLSKKITDWFELRRPLIAFKFQTILNRTNNIFELVTVQSVKKRPENQRKTELVLSEDEPEEEVERRLRLKGQMIYMENWYMIMFLGTPVMPKLTSLISTGLYINDLSMHDFSRDLMLAGTQQSVELKLALDQEQQKSKKLEESMRKLDEEMRRTDELLYQMIPKQVADRLRRGENPIDTCEMFNSVSILFSDVVTFTEICSRITPMEVVSMLNAMYSIFDTLTERNSVYKVETIGDAYMVVSGAPAKEQNHAEKVCDMALDMIEAITDLKDPSTGSHLRIRVGVHSGAVVAGIVGLKMPRYCLFGDSVNTASRMESTSQAMRIHISESTKNLLSSNYRVSERGEIDVKGKGTMKTYWLDYRENRPPLQLLDEDLKSPSIEYIETNKDRRVSIPSYNFVQQPHKQSLGGLSSAGLEDRRVYSPVTFEDVARRSIANSPVKLHAFGPRGRENRSNSTGHAFMHSVSDVFGSLVNDTEEFLEDLQHRNSLSNTLYSPSTTSPCPFSPPAHQFRTKSKSCYQAQFMDKDHELLSGASNALLQEAPKKPKGILAKSQTVEHAAVASYEQKAKVRKAKLDAVKHQQTKALEKLDQMVQEIYDADLPGMCFVNPPGSRSDGNICQSNNCTLGSSRSVVDERTSDTASTTCHALYTLNLYFPVSCPPACSCAPDGSRPQAVPSHSGAVPGPSTGPVPVCEQHAHLPPRHCHGCEPVAGPGPGPGKVPQSMSFSHPKEHKCCPAAYATHHQNGRHKVHSNACHIL; encoded by the exons ATGTACGGGCTGCTGCTGGAGAACCTGTCCGAATACGTGAAGGCTGTCTACGGTGAGGACAAGTGGGATGACATCCGCCGACAGACGGGCATATCGTCGCCCTCGTTCAGCGTCCACGATGACTACGACGAGAATCTGCTCAACGTGTTGGCGACGAAAGCGCAAGAA aTTCTTGGAATTTCGGAGCGTGACTTTATGGACCAGATGGGCGTGTACTTCGTCAACTTCGTCAGCCAGTACGGGTACGATCGGGTACTGTCCGTGTTGGGACGCCACATGCGCGACTTTCTGAATGGGCTGGATAATTTGCACGAATATCTCAAATTCTCCTATCCGCTGATGCGTGCGCCAAGCTTCATCTGCGAGAACGAAACGCGCCACGGACTGACGCTGCACTATCGGACCAAGCGCAAGGGGTTCGTTTACTACACAATGGGACAAATTAGGGAG GTGGCACGTCATTTCTACCATAAAGATATGCAAATCGAGCTGGTCAAATCGGATCTGCTCGGCGAAACAAATCATTACACGTTCCAGCTGACGTTCGACAACCGGGCGTTCTCGTTGGCCACCCTGGCGATGACGCGGGAAGAGAAGCACCTGCCCATTAGCGCCTCGGTACTGTTCGAGATATTCCCCTTCTGCATCGTCTTTGG ATCGGATATGGTAGTCCGTAGTATAGGCAACTCGTTGATGGTCATTCTGCCCGATTTGCTGTCGAAAAAGATTACCGATTGGTTCGAGCTGAGACGTCCACTGAtagcatttaaattccaaacG ATACTCAACCGCACGAATAATATATTCGAGCTAGTTACGGTGCAGTCGGTTAAAAAGCGGCCCGAAAACCAGCGGAAAACAGAACTCGTTCTTTCGGAGGATGAACCAGAGGAGGAGGTTGAAAGGCGCCTGCGACTTAAGGGTCAGATGATCTACATGGAGAACTGGTACATGATCATGTTTCTGGGGACCCCGGTCATGCCCAAACTGACATCCCTTATCAGTACCGGCCTGTACATCAACGATCTGTCCATGCACGACTTTAGCCG TGATCTCATGCTAGCCGGAACGCAGCAATCAGTCGAACTAAAGTTGGCCCTCGATCAGGAGCAGCAAAAGTCGAAAAAGCTCGAAGAATCGATGCGCAAACTGGACGAAGAGATGCGCCGGACAGATGAGCTGCTTTATCAGATGATCCCGAAACAGGTCGCCGATCGGTTACGGCGTGGTGAGAACCCAATCGATACCTGCGAGATGTTTAACAGTGTCTCGATACTGTTCTCGGACGTCGTCACATTTACCGAGATCTGTTCCCGCATCACACCGATGGAGGTCGTTTCCATGCTGAACGCAATGTACTCCATCTTCGATACGCTTACCGAGCGGAACAGCGTGTACAAG GTCGAAACGATCGGAGATGCGTACATGGTGGTTTCAGGTGCTCCTGCCAAAGAGCAAAACCATGCTGAAAAAGTCTGTGATATGGCCTTGGATATGATCGAGGCAATAACGGATTTGAAGGATCCCTCCACAG GTTCTCATCTTCGTATACGAGTGGGTGTTCACTCTGGTGCAGTGGTAGCGGGTATCGTCGGTTTGAAGATGCCAAGATACTGCTTGTTCGGTGACTCAGTCAATACCGCCTCCCGCATGGAGTCAACGAGCCAGGCGATGCGAATACACATATCGGAGTCCACCAAGAATCTGCTCTCGTCCAACTATCGCGTCAGCGAGCGGGGAGAGATCGACGTCAAGGGGAAAGGCACGATGAAGACGTACTGGTTGGACTATCGTGAAAATCGTCCCCCGCTGCAGCTGTTGGACGAGGACCTCAAGAGCCCATCGATCGAGTACATCGAAACGAACAAGGACCGGCGCGTTAGCATTCCGTCGTACAATTTCGTACAGCAGCCCCACAAGCAATCGCTCGGAGGTCTTAGTTCGGCGGGACTGGAAGATCGGCGCGTATACTCACCGGTAACGTTCGAAGATGTTGCGCGTCGCAGTATAGCCAACTCGCCGGTGAAGTTGCACGCGTTCGGACCACGAGGCCGGGAAAATCGGTCCAACTCAACGGGTCATGCGTTCATGCACAGCGTGTCGGATGTGTTCGGTTCGCTGGTGAATGATACGGAGGAGTTTCTGGAAGATCTGCAGCATAGGAATTCGCTTAGCAACACACTTTACTCACCATCCACAACATCGCCCTGTCCATTTAGTCCACCGGCTCACCAGTTTCGCACCAAATCGAAATCTTGTTATCAAGCGCAG TTTATGGATAAGGATCACGAACTGCTATCCGGTGCTAGTAATGCGTTACTGCAAGAAGCACCGAAAAAACC TAAAGGCATCCTGGCGAAATCCCAAACCGTCGAACATGCAGCCGTCGCTTCGTACGAACAGAAGGCGAAAGTGCGCAAAGCCAAGCTGGATGCGGTGAAGCATCAGCAAACCAAGGCACTGGAAAAACTCGACCAGATGGTGCAGGAAATCTACGACGCCGATCTGCCCGGCATGTGTTTCGTCAATCCGCCCGGTTCACGGTCGGATGGCAACATCTGTCAGTCGAACAATTGCACCCTCGGTAGCAGTAGGTCCGTAGTGGACGAGCGCACTAGCGACACCGCTTCCACAACCTGTCACGCACTCTATACACTCAATCTTTACTTTCCCGTTTCATGTCCACCCGCGTGTTCGTGTGCACCCGACGGCAGCCGGCCGCAAGCGGTCCCATCGCATTCCGGTGCGGTACCGGGCCCGTCCACCGGCCCGGTGCCCGTCTGCGAACAGCACGCCCATCTGCCCCCGAGACACTGTCACGGGTGTGAACCGGTTGCCGGACCCGGTCCCGGCCCGGGAAAGGTTCCACAGAGCATGAGCTTTTCGCATCCGAAAGAGCACAAATGCTGCCCGGCGGCGTACGCCACGCACCACCAGAACGGTCGCCACAAAGTGCACTCGAACGCCTGTCACATACTCTAG